One genomic segment of Amycolatopsis sp. WQ 127309 includes these proteins:
- a CDS encoding maleylpyruvate isomerase family mycothiol-dependent enzyme, with amino-acid sequence MSQLVDRTIAALRSEHDTLAGLVGGLTDDQLATTSGASEWTVAQALSHLGSGAEIGRAPIARAAGETVAAEDNQTIWARWDASAPRAQAEGFLEHNARWLDTVEALTPEQRSSLTVDLGFWPEPVPLLTALGMRFNEVANHSWDVRVAFEPDTGVDPGSAEVLVELLSGPVGFLLGFLAKPAELADPVSVAVPGGALVIDDAVTLVDHLEAPTATFDGPAEAFVRLINGRLKAPYDKGVTVEGGVTLDDLRRVFPGF; translated from the coding sequence ATGAGTCAACTCGTGGACCGCACCATCGCCGCCCTCCGCTCCGAGCACGACACGCTCGCCGGCCTCGTCGGCGGCCTCACCGACGACCAGCTCGCCACCACCAGCGGTGCCTCCGAGTGGACCGTCGCCCAGGCGCTGTCCCACCTCGGCAGCGGCGCGGAGATCGGCCGCGCACCCATCGCCCGCGCCGCCGGGGAGACCGTGGCGGCCGAAGACAACCAGACGATCTGGGCCCGCTGGGACGCGTCCGCGCCGCGCGCGCAGGCCGAGGGCTTCCTGGAGCACAACGCCCGCTGGCTCGACACGGTCGAGGCGCTCACGCCCGAGCAGCGCTCGTCGCTGACCGTCGACCTCGGCTTCTGGCCGGAGCCGGTCCCGCTGCTGACCGCGCTGGGCATGCGGTTCAACGAGGTGGCCAACCACTCGTGGGACGTGCGCGTCGCCTTCGAGCCGGACACCGGCGTGGACCCCGGCTCGGCCGAGGTGCTCGTCGAGCTCCTGTCCGGGCCGGTGGGCTTCCTGCTGGGCTTCCTCGCGAAGCCGGCCGAGCTCGCGGACCCGGTGTCGGTCGCGGTCCCCGGCGGCGCGCTGGTGATCGACGACGCCGTCACCCTGGTGGATCACCTGGAGGCGCCGACCGCGACGTTCGACGGGCCGGCGGAGGCGTTCGTCCGGCTGATCAACGGCCGGCTCAAGGCGCCCTACGACAAGGGCGTCACCGTCGAGGGCGGCGTCACGCTCGACGACCTGCGCCGCGTGTTCCCCGGCTTCTGA
- a CDS encoding aminoglycoside phosphotransferase family protein, which yields MDLDEVRVGLVDRFGPGAAGWLADVPALAARLAARWGLELGEVFASGAASVVLRCRRPDGTPAVLKLSPDRTLLTKQAEMLRVFAASGRVPAVLATDPRAGAMVLEEIRPGTEAEDLPQTALPRLWGELLAALHAVAPPADWPWDLRGRFDESFARIGRKLADPAIGARIGQATWHRAIRRCEALLDTQDTVVLLHGDLHLGNALDGGPSRGLVAIDPKACLGDPCFDAVDYVVAGAGLEGVETRCRRVAAACGLDGDRLYAWSRVVAPMFAIAHLTHDGPEPVIDELLALTR from the coding sequence GTGGACCTGGACGAAGTGCGCGTAGGGCTGGTGGACCGGTTCGGTCCCGGGGCCGCGGGGTGGCTCGCCGACGTCCCCGCCCTCGCGGCCCGGCTGGCCGCCCGGTGGGGCCTCGAGCTCGGTGAGGTGTTCGCGAGCGGCGCCGCGTCCGTCGTCCTGCGCTGCCGCCGGCCGGACGGGACACCCGCGGTGCTCAAGCTCAGTCCGGATCGGACACTGCTGACCAAGCAGGCGGAGATGCTGCGCGTGTTCGCGGCCTCGGGCCGGGTGCCGGCCGTGCTGGCCACCGACCCGCGGGCCGGGGCCATGGTGCTGGAGGAGATCCGGCCCGGCACCGAGGCCGAAGACCTGCCGCAGACGGCACTGCCCCGGTTGTGGGGCGAGTTGCTCGCCGCGCTGCACGCCGTGGCCCCGCCCGCGGACTGGCCGTGGGACCTGCGCGGCCGGTTCGACGAGTCCTTCGCCCGGATCGGCCGGAAACTGGCCGACCCGGCGATCGGCGCCCGGATCGGCCAGGCCACCTGGCACCGCGCGATCCGGCGTTGCGAGGCACTGCTGGACACGCAGGACACCGTCGTGTTGCTGCACGGCGACCTGCACCTCGGCAACGCCCTGGACGGCGGCCCGTCGCGGGGTCTGGTCGCGATCGACCCGAAGGCGTGCCTCGGCGATCCGTGCTTCGACGCCGTGGACTACGTGGTCGCCGGCGCCGGGCTCGAGGGGGTCGAGACCCGGTGCCGGCGGGTGGCGGCCGCGTGCGGGCTCGACGGCGACCGGCTCTACGCGTGGAGCCGCGTGGTCGCGCCGATGTTCGCGATCGCGCACCTCACCCACGACGGTCCGGAGCCGGTGATCGACGAGCTGCTCGCCTTGACCCGGTGA
- a CDS encoding MBL fold metallo-hydrolase, which translates to MLKQVADGVWVRQSEWVWSNAVVVRGDTGLVLVDPGIDGADLNQLADDVDALGVPVVAGFSTHPHWDHLLWHSRFGDVPRYATAAGAQVAGEARERAQKMAEESATGIPLELIGLLTPLPADGGPVPGEILEHQAHTIGHAAILLADRGVLLAGDMLSDVLIPLLDPRRPDQLNAYEAGLDRLAEASRRVDVVVPGHGAVAEGAEVAGRLAADRAYIEALRRGEEPVDARLEQHDWLSAPHQMNQKQAGHTSG; encoded by the coding sequence ATGCTGAAGCAGGTGGCCGACGGGGTCTGGGTCCGGCAGAGCGAGTGGGTCTGGAGCAACGCCGTCGTCGTGCGCGGGGACACCGGGCTGGTCCTGGTCGATCCGGGCATCGACGGCGCCGACCTGAACCAGCTCGCCGACGACGTGGACGCGCTCGGCGTGCCGGTGGTCGCCGGGTTCTCGACCCACCCCCACTGGGACCACCTGCTCTGGCACTCCCGCTTCGGCGATGTCCCGCGCTACGCCACCGCCGCCGGCGCCCAGGTCGCGGGTGAAGCGCGCGAGCGGGCGCAGAAGATGGCGGAGGAGAGCGCCACGGGCATCCCGCTCGAGCTGATCGGGCTCCTCACCCCGCTGCCCGCGGACGGCGGCCCGGTGCCGGGCGAGATCCTCGAGCACCAGGCGCACACCATCGGCCACGCCGCGATCCTGCTCGCCGACCGCGGCGTCCTGCTCGCCGGCGACATGCTCTCCGACGTGCTGATCCCGCTGCTCGACCCCCGCCGCCCCGACCAGCTGAACGCCTACGAGGCGGGCCTCGACCGGCTGGCCGAGGCGTCCCGGCGGGTCGACGTCGTGGTCCCCGGGCACGGCGCCGTCGCCGAGGGCGCCGAGGTGGCGGGCCGCCTCGCCGCCGACCGCGCCTACATCGAAGCCCTGCGGCGCGGAGAAGAACCGGTCGACGCGCGCCTCGAACAGCACGACTGGCTTTCCGCCCCGCACCAGATGAACCAGAAGCAGGCCGGCCACACCTCCGGCTGA
- a CDS encoding glycoside hydrolase family 5 protein: MSALLTALLATGVVAPISAAAPDPAHADPAPWAGPLSTRGRYIVDAAGNRFKLKAANWHGASGTWTGSGDVGDPANHHAGEIAYQTPLGLDRASIDTVIDGLAQLGLTSVRLQFSNAMIHDATPVPDLPANPDLRGKTPLQVYDRVVERLTARGFAVILNNHTTTSRWCCGLDGNERWNTAQTEQQWQDDWLFMARRYAANKRVAGADLYNEVRRNTFDDPNWGWGNDKDWQRASQQVADRILTEANPDLLMIVEGINWTGLPIDGFAHGRPTLEPARTLSHTLVDSGKLVYSAHFYGYTGPNHSGATGIGETHDPRYRDLSPQELRDTLYRQAFFVEQDTGKHYTAPLWISEFGEGRNTTDPASRAFFETFVNYLAETDTDFAYWPAVGFQTGGTGDGWSLLAWDSAGNRIDVLDGRDWRGPAWQRLVGAPSRTGPIPQAGRWSMLNLDYGDFQESRAVRALPDWNPGARKGVCPDGQRLTGLAHTGNRGLCAGTLPVPSGYAAVRDESFVDTDWASGYTKLQCPAVHAVVGYSVQGAAVSAVLCGKSATPLGRTGRTVWFDRGDNRPAGDLGGDFASGSYKGQCAPGEYVAGVAYTGRVGSNRTPDALLCRS; this comes from the coding sequence ATGAGTGCGCTGCTCACCGCGTTGCTGGCCACCGGCGTCGTCGCCCCGATCTCCGCGGCGGCGCCGGATCCCGCCCACGCGGATCCGGCGCCCTGGGCCGGCCCGCTCAGCACCCGCGGCCGCTACATCGTCGACGCGGCGGGCAACCGGTTCAAGCTGAAGGCCGCCAACTGGCACGGCGCGAGCGGCACCTGGACCGGGTCGGGCGACGTCGGCGATCCGGCCAACCACCACGCCGGCGAGATCGCCTACCAGACGCCGCTCGGGCTCGACCGCGCGTCGATCGACACCGTCATCGACGGGCTCGCGCAGCTGGGCCTCACCAGCGTGCGGCTGCAGTTCTCCAACGCGATGATCCACGACGCGACGCCGGTGCCCGACCTGCCGGCCAACCCGGACCTGCGCGGCAAGACGCCACTGCAGGTCTACGACCGCGTCGTCGAGCGGCTGACCGCGCGCGGGTTCGCCGTGATCCTCAACAACCACACCACGACGTCGCGCTGGTGCTGCGGTCTCGACGGCAACGAGCGCTGGAACACCGCGCAGACCGAGCAGCAGTGGCAGGACGACTGGCTGTTCATGGCGCGGCGCTACGCCGCGAACAAGCGGGTGGCCGGCGCCGACCTGTACAACGAGGTCCGCCGCAACACCTTCGACGACCCCAACTGGGGCTGGGGCAACGACAAGGACTGGCAGCGCGCGAGCCAGCAGGTCGCCGACCGCATCCTGACCGAGGCGAACCCGGACCTGCTGATGATCGTCGAGGGCATCAACTGGACCGGCCTGCCGATCGACGGCTTCGCGCACGGCCGGCCCACCCTCGAACCCGCCCGGACGCTGTCGCACACGCTCGTGGACTCCGGGAAGCTGGTCTATTCGGCGCACTTCTACGGCTACACCGGGCCGAACCACTCCGGCGCGACCGGCATCGGCGAAACCCACGACCCGCGTTACCGCGACCTGTCACCCCAGGAGCTGCGCGACACCCTGTACCGGCAGGCGTTCTTCGTCGAGCAGGACACCGGCAAGCACTACACCGCGCCGCTGTGGATCAGCGAGTTCGGCGAGGGCCGCAACACCACCGACCCGGCGTCCCGCGCGTTCTTCGAGACCTTCGTGAACTACCTCGCCGAGACCGACACGGACTTCGCCTACTGGCCCGCGGTCGGCTTCCAGACCGGTGGCACGGGCGACGGCTGGTCGCTGCTCGCGTGGGACAGCGCCGGGAACCGCATCGACGTGCTCGACGGCCGGGACTGGCGCGGCCCGGCGTGGCAGCGGCTGGTGGGCGCGCCGTCGCGCACCGGCCCGATCCCGCAGGCCGGCCGCTGGTCGATGCTGAACCTGGACTACGGCGACTTCCAGGAGTCCCGCGCGGTCCGCGCGCTGCCGGACTGGAATCCCGGCGCGCGCAAGGGCGTCTGCCCCGACGGCCAGCGCCTCACCGGTCTCGCCCACACCGGCAACCGCGGCCTGTGCGCGGGCACGCTCCCGGTGCCGTCCGGGTACGCGGCAGTCCGCGACGAGTCCTTTGTGGACACGGACTGGGCGTCCGGTTACACCAAGCTGCAGTGCCCGGCCGTCCACGCGGTGGTCGGCTACAGCGTGCAGGGTGCGGCGGTCTCGGCCGTGCTGTGCGGCAAGTCGGCGACCCCGCTGGGCCGCACCGGCCGCACGGTCTGGTTCGACCGCGGCGACAACCGCCCGGCCGGCGACCTCGGGGGCGACTTCGCCTCGGGCAGCTACAAGGGCCAGTGCGCCCCGGGCGAGTACGTCGCCGGGGTGGCCTACACCGGCCGCGTCGGCTCGAACCGGACGCCGGACGCGCTGCTCTGCCGCTCCTGA
- a CDS encoding cupin domain-containing protein, giving the protein MHVRHVPSATAAAPADVITGSAWVTSLAVPEGPSRTQVDRVQFAPGARTRWHRHPLGQVLVVTEGTGYVQRRGGPAQLIRPGDTVRVAPGEWHWHGATDTTSMTHLAIEELPEDGTTAEFAEPVSAAEPVAVPAEPVTRTLVLEQRLPEPRVVDYVELRRITIAPDFGTGLHVHNGPVFGSIETGSAVYQIDGEPESVLTPGDVFYEPEAARIARFDAQGDGVTFLACFPVGPGETPSLTPLES; this is encoded by the coding sequence GTGCACGTCCGTCACGTTCCGTCCGCCACCGCCGCCGCGCCCGCCGACGTCATCACCGGCAGTGCTTGGGTCACCTCGCTCGCCGTCCCCGAAGGGCCGTCTCGCACCCAGGTCGACCGCGTGCAGTTCGCCCCCGGTGCGCGTACGCGCTGGCACCGGCACCCGCTCGGCCAGGTGCTCGTCGTCACCGAAGGCACCGGCTACGTCCAGCGCCGGGGCGGTCCGGCCCAGCTGATCCGGCCCGGCGACACCGTCCGCGTCGCTCCTGGCGAATGGCACTGGCACGGTGCCACCGACACCACGTCGATGACGCACCTCGCCATCGAGGAACTCCCCGAAGACGGGACCACGGCGGAGTTCGCCGAACCGGTGAGCGCCGCCGAACCCGTGGCCGTCCCGGCCGAGCCCGTCACGCGCACGCTCGTGCTGGAGCAGCGGCTCCCCGAACCGCGCGTGGTCGACTACGTCGAGCTGCGCCGCATCACCATCGCGCCGGACTTCGGCACCGGGCTGCACGTCCACAATGGACCCGTCTTCGGCAGCATCGAAACCGGTTCGGCCGTCTACCAGATCGACGGCGAGCCGGAATCGGTGCTCACGCCCGGGGACGTCTTCTACGAGCCCGAAGCGGCCCGCATCGCGCGCTTCGACGCGCAGGGGGACGGCGTCACCTTCCTGGCCTGCTTCCCCGTCGGGCCGGGCGAAACCCCCAGCCTGACCCCGCTCGAGAGCTGA
- a CDS encoding TetR/AcrR family transcriptional regulator, with translation MGTRDQLIDSTRELLWERGYVGTSPKAIQQRAGAGQGSMYHHFAGKRELALAAVRRSADELLAAADAQLRGPGTAVERVTAYLRREREVLRGCPIGRLTQDPDIVADPQLRAPVDETLTLLQAKLAAVLDEGRAAQELPAALDTAALAATIVAVLQGGYVLARAAAAPGPFDQAVSGVLSLLAAHTR, from the coding sequence ATGGGGACGAGAGACCAGCTGATCGACAGCACCCGGGAACTGTTGTGGGAACGCGGTTACGTGGGCACCAGCCCCAAAGCCATCCAGCAGCGCGCGGGTGCCGGGCAGGGCAGCATGTACCACCACTTCGCCGGCAAGCGGGAGCTGGCGCTGGCCGCCGTGCGGCGTAGTGCCGATGAGCTGCTCGCCGCGGCCGACGCTCAGCTGCGCGGGCCCGGGACCGCCGTCGAACGGGTCACCGCGTACCTGCGTCGTGAGCGCGAAGTGCTGCGGGGCTGCCCCATCGGCCGGCTCACGCAGGATCCCGACATCGTGGCCGACCCGCAGCTGCGGGCTCCGGTCGACGAAACCCTCACTCTCCTGCAAGCCAAACTCGCCGCGGTCCTCGACGAAGGCCGGGCCGCGCAAGAACTGCCTGCCGCGCTGGACACCGCCGCGCTCGCCGCCACCATCGTCGCCGTGCTGCAGGGCGGGTACGTGCTGGCTCGCGCCGCCGCCGCACCCGGACCGTTCGACCAAGCCGTCTCCGGCGTCCTTTCGCTGCTCGCCGCCCACACCCGTTGA
- a CDS encoding PadR family transcriptional regulator yields MALRNALMAALLEGEASGYDLAKVFDASVANFWMATPQQLYRELDRMAAAGLVHARVVHQERRPDKRLFSLTEAGREALHEFTAAPPRPGTIRDELMVQVQAVDAGDEPAVRTALEERATAAEAKIARYEKLRTRLLDGRFEDDYLVEAERIGPYLTLMRGLSFEHENLRWCRQALRTLDLRTQVRQPTKP; encoded by the coding sequence GTGGCACTGCGGAACGCGCTGATGGCCGCGCTGCTCGAAGGCGAGGCGTCGGGCTACGACCTCGCGAAGGTGTTCGACGCGTCCGTGGCGAACTTCTGGATGGCCACCCCGCAGCAGCTCTACCGCGAACTGGACCGGATGGCGGCCGCCGGCCTGGTGCACGCCCGGGTCGTCCACCAGGAACGACGCCCCGACAAGCGCCTGTTCTCGCTGACCGAAGCCGGCCGGGAGGCGTTGCACGAGTTCACGGCCGCTCCACCCCGCCCCGGCACGATCCGCGACGAGCTGATGGTGCAGGTCCAGGCCGTGGATGCGGGCGACGAACCGGCCGTCCGAACCGCACTCGAGGAGCGGGCGACCGCGGCGGAGGCGAAGATCGCCCGCTACGAGAAGCTCCGCACACGCCTGCTGGACGGCCGCTTCGAAGACGACTACCTGGTGGAGGCGGAGCGGATCGGACCGTACCTGACGCTGATGCGCGGCTTGTCATTCGAGCACGAGAACCTCCGCTGGTGCCGGCAGGCCCTCCGCACCCTGGACCTCCGCACGCAGGTGAGGCAACCGACAAAACCCTGA
- a CDS encoding nuclear transport factor 2 family protein: MSSSFRQAVEARDPEAMAAALAPEVVFRSPVAFRPYPGKAITAAILRGVLRVFEDFRYVRELDGGGGRDHALVFEARIGDTAVEGCDFLHLDENGLIDEFTVMVRPLSAAQALSAAMAAQFEQIQREAVGA, from the coding sequence GTGAGCAGCAGCTTCCGGCAGGCCGTCGAGGCACGTGATCCCGAGGCCATGGCGGCCGCGCTGGCGCCGGAGGTGGTGTTCCGGAGCCCGGTGGCGTTCCGGCCGTACCCGGGCAAGGCGATCACCGCCGCGATCCTGCGCGGCGTGCTCCGGGTGTTCGAGGACTTCCGGTACGTCCGGGAGCTCGACGGTGGCGGGGGCCGGGACCACGCCCTCGTCTTCGAGGCCCGGATCGGCGACACCGCGGTCGAGGGCTGCGATTTCCTGCACCTGGACGAGAACGGCCTGATCGACGAGTTCACGGTGATGGTGCGCCCGCTCTCGGCCGCCCAGGCGCTCTCGGCCGCGATGGCCGCACAGTTCGAGCAGATCCAGCGCGAGGCCGTCGGCGCCTAG
- a CDS encoding SDR family NAD(P)-dependent oxidoreductase, with translation MAEHWTARDVPDQTGRVAVVTGANTGLGFETAQVLAERGASVVLAVRDVEKGKQAAARFGAGADVTVQELDLASLESVRTAAAELHTALPKIDLLINNAGVMYPPRQTTREGFELQFGTNHLGHFALTGLLLDLLLPVPGSRVVAVASIAHRLRAAIHFDDLQWENSYDRVAAYGQSKLANLLFGYELQRRLAPHGTTAALAAHPGVARTELMRNSPAALRGVFAAVAPLFTQDSARGSLPILRAATDPGALGGQYYGPDGLGGYRGDPEVVASSPQSHDLALQRRLWQVSEELTAVEYPVG, from the coding sequence ATGGCCGAACACTGGACCGCCCGCGACGTCCCGGACCAGACGGGCCGCGTGGCCGTCGTGACCGGCGCCAACACCGGCCTCGGCTTCGAGACCGCCCAGGTGCTCGCCGAGCGCGGCGCGTCGGTGGTGCTGGCCGTCCGCGACGTCGAAAAGGGCAAGCAGGCGGCGGCCCGCTTCGGCGCCGGCGCCGACGTCACCGTGCAGGAGCTGGACCTGGCGTCACTGGAGTCGGTGCGCACCGCCGCGGCCGAGCTGCACACGGCGTTGCCGAAGATCGACCTGCTGATCAACAACGCCGGCGTGATGTACCCGCCGCGGCAGACCACCCGCGAAGGCTTCGAGCTGCAGTTCGGCACGAACCACCTCGGGCACTTCGCGCTCACCGGCCTGCTGCTGGACCTCCTGCTGCCGGTCCCCGGTTCGCGGGTCGTGGCGGTCGCCAGCATCGCCCACCGCCTCCGCGCCGCGATCCACTTCGACGACCTGCAGTGGGAGAACTCCTACGACCGCGTCGCGGCCTACGGCCAGTCCAAGCTCGCCAACCTGCTGTTCGGGTACGAGCTGCAGCGCCGGCTCGCGCCGCACGGCACCACGGCCGCCCTCGCCGCCCACCCGGGCGTCGCCCGCACCGAGCTGATGCGCAACTCCCCCGCCGCCCTCCGCGGGGTCTTCGCCGCGGTCGCGCCCCTGTTCACCCAGGACTCGGCGCGGGGCTCGCTGCCGATCCTGCGTGCCGCCACCGACCCCGGCGCCCTCGGCGGCCAGTACTACGGACCCGACGGGCTGGGCGGCTACCGCGGCGACCCGGAGGTCGTCGCCTCGAGCCCGCAGTCCCACGACCTGGCGCTTCAGCGGCGTCTGTGGCAGGTTTCGGAGGAGCTCACGGCCGTCGAGTACCCCGTCGGGTGA